From Streptomyces sp. Edi4, one genomic window encodes:
- a CDS encoding carbohydrate kinase family protein translates to MTLTGPHRPDEERRPADYDVLVVGGVGVDTIVRVDELRVPPGDSVFVEPLRDYVGHTGNGVALGWHALGLRTKFLDFLGDDPQGRMVLDHYARAGLDFTHLPSPHGTPRSANLVDPRGRRFSFYDGRHPEDLRLPRDFHLPFLRRSAHVHLSIVGHNQDMYEDIHRLGVTSSTDLHDWDGRNPHHRRYALNSDYVFLSAAAVRDELPSVLRAVIDEGRARFVVATDGAEGCHLLARGDRGIRHFPAVRPERPVVDTNGAGDAFVTAFLHSLFEGHSLEKCVLAGSVAGAFACGSVGTHTEFIDLPHLRAATARAVVDR, encoded by the coding sequence ATGACCCTGACCGGACCCCACCGCCCCGACGAGGAGCGCCGGCCGGCCGACTACGACGTCCTGGTGGTCGGCGGAGTCGGTGTGGACACCATCGTGCGCGTGGACGAACTGCGCGTACCGCCGGGCGACTCCGTCTTCGTGGAGCCGCTGCGCGACTACGTCGGCCACACCGGCAACGGCGTGGCGCTCGGCTGGCACGCGCTCGGGCTGCGCACGAAGTTCCTCGACTTCCTCGGCGACGACCCGCAGGGCCGGATGGTCCTCGATCACTACGCGCGCGCCGGCCTCGATTTCACTCATCTTCCCTCCCCGCACGGCACGCCACGTTCGGCGAACCTGGTGGATCCGCGAGGCCGCCGCTTCTCCTTCTACGACGGCCGCCACCCCGAGGACCTGCGCCTCCCGCGCGATTTCCATCTGCCCTTCCTGCGCAGGTCGGCCCATGTCCATCTGTCGATCGTGGGACACAACCAGGACATGTACGAGGACATCCACCGCCTGGGCGTAACCAGCTCCACCGACCTGCACGACTGGGACGGGCGCAATCCGCACCACCGCCGTTACGCCCTCAACTCCGACTACGTCTTCCTCAGCGCGGCGGCGGTCCGCGACGAGCTGCCCTCGGTGCTGCGGGCCGTCATCGACGAGGGCCGCGCCCGGTTCGTGGTGGCCACCGACGGCGCCGAGGGCTGTCATCTGCTGGCGCGCGGCGACCGCGGGATCCGCCACTTTCCCGCCGTACGTCCCGAGCGTCCGGTCGTCGACACCAACGGCGCCGGTGACGCGTTCGTCACCGCCTTCCTGCACTCCCTCTTCGAGGGCCACTCGCTGGAGAAGTGCGTTCTGGCCGGTTCGGTGGCCGGCGCCTTCGCGTGCGGCAGCGTGGGCACCCACACCGAGTTCATCGATCTGCCGCACCTTCGCGCGGCCACCGCGCGCGCCGTCGTGGACCGGTGA
- a CDS encoding HAD-IIB family hydrolase: MHIIHFAFECGGFDHRLMRGGLSPLVWNLSREYAARGHRVSLVTPAHGLLDALRRDHPVEELDYVHEHAVPLVLDPKVWPDRPGEISLELTTRAHRLRLDGVDVYFLSDAHLDLLPDRLYPPPGTEGQDLAHFKPLVFQVAGAHFIQWYLRGGEAVVHGFEPYYHYLLPALFAGDPSLRTVSTVAANAPVTRKVYRPQVERLLQLFGVRVDLDALEETLPAEDTPEATLRRALAGTRTHVEYGPGHVAFLPLVLAHADLVDFVSPGQLDHCATFRDTPFESLFRTLPLSRMLREQASKLLMGGCGISDSWLARDPGAVDRAAVLRSLGLDPALPVFYHAARYAVHHKGQMELVRAVEQVLDGGTRASFLLRFATGGGGQDAPVANAYFQSVADRHPGRIHLDWRLADEDTLFEQAACADFCVFPSKFELDGFLIAQAEAMACGAVPIATAQSVTAHFRHASAQDDPPATGFCVPGSFRDDDNGLTRALAERLREAADLRRTAPGDYARLSRDSRTLAGEFTWSRSADRRLAAFEDVLRGRPRTFPATDAIRYGWFDTLSAADWERHRRAIGESAEALGDTAAYSRCAPLDDAARERLFEAAHARADFARCAETARAAGRADWAARLRERCRTRQDGAGRLHVTYTHPRARHVEVAVPGVGAPSTGVESAAEAAASDEPVPRSQGIVLAPLAPVGAGVFRGVLEGPPVGRSLLVMLTLDSGRVTWDTVPVEPAPGAPPYRLVATDLDGTLLRGDQTVSERTSRALAAVAAAGALHLVVTGRPAAACKQYLAAIGYRGLAVCGQGAQLYDADADRLLSSAPLDLDLARALVERVEARLGPLELGVVTAPPESRFKVTPRFGERVRHGWDVTTDRGLLWTEPIDKLVLHHTSVPEDEVARTARELGGDTVTVTHSVRGMVEVLPPGTTKAAGVARAARLLGCTAAETIAFGDMPNDISLLAWAAHGVAVANAHPALRAMADEIAPGNDEDGVAVVLERLFGDPAGAR, from the coding sequence GTGCACATCATCCATTTCGCCTTCGAGTGCGGCGGGTTCGACCACCGCCTGATGCGCGGCGGCCTGTCCCCGCTGGTGTGGAACCTCTCGCGCGAGTACGCCGCCCGCGGCCACCGGGTCTCGCTCGTCACCCCCGCGCACGGGCTCCTCGACGCGCTGCGGCGCGATCACCCCGTCGAAGAGCTCGACTACGTCCACGAGCACGCGGTCCCGCTGGTCCTGGACCCCAAGGTGTGGCCGGACCGGCCGGGCGAGATCAGCCTGGAGCTGACCACCCGTGCCCACCGGCTGCGCCTGGACGGCGTCGATGTGTACTTCCTGTCCGACGCCCACCTCGACCTGCTGCCCGACCGGCTGTATCCGCCGCCCGGCACCGAGGGGCAGGACCTCGCCCACTTCAAGCCGCTGGTCTTCCAGGTCGCCGGAGCCCACTTCATCCAGTGGTATCTGCGGGGCGGGGAAGCGGTGGTGCACGGCTTCGAGCCGTACTACCACTACCTGCTGCCGGCGCTGTTCGCCGGCGACCCCTCACTTCGGACCGTGAGCACGGTCGCGGCCAACGCGCCCGTCACGCGCAAGGTGTACCGCCCGCAGGTGGAGCGGCTGCTCCAGCTGTTCGGGGTGCGCGTGGACCTCGACGCCCTCGAGGAGACGCTGCCCGCCGAGGACACACCGGAGGCGACCTTGCGGCGCGCCCTGGCCGGGACTCGCACGCACGTCGAGTACGGCCCCGGCCATGTCGCCTTCCTGCCGCTCGTCCTGGCCCACGCCGATCTGGTCGACTTCGTCTCGCCCGGCCAGCTCGACCACTGCGCCACGTTCCGGGACACCCCGTTCGAAAGTCTCTTCCGTACGCTGCCGTTGTCCCGGATGCTGCGTGAGCAGGCGTCGAAGCTGCTCATGGGCGGCTGCGGCATATCCGACAGCTGGCTGGCGCGCGATCCCGGGGCCGTGGACCGCGCGGCGGTGCTGCGCTCCCTCGGTCTCGATCCCGCTCTGCCGGTCTTCTACCACGCCGCCCGCTACGCGGTGCACCACAAGGGCCAGATGGAGCTGGTCCGGGCCGTCGAGCAGGTCCTCGACGGGGGCACGCGCGCCTCCTTCCTCCTGCGCTTCGCCACCGGCGGAGGCGGCCAGGACGCACCGGTCGCCAACGCGTACTTCCAGAGCGTCGCCGACCGCCACCCGGGCCGTATCCATCTGGACTGGCGCCTGGCCGACGAGGACACGCTGTTCGAGCAGGCGGCGTGCGCCGATTTCTGTGTCTTCCCCTCGAAGTTCGAACTCGACGGGTTCCTCATCGCCCAGGCGGAGGCGATGGCGTGCGGCGCGGTGCCGATCGCGACCGCGCAGAGCGTCACGGCGCACTTCCGGCACGCGTCGGCCCAGGACGATCCCCCGGCCACCGGGTTCTGCGTGCCGGGCTCGTTCCGTGACGACGACAACGGCCTCACCCGCGCGCTCGCCGAGCGCCTGCGCGAGGCCGCTGACCTGCGGCGCACAGCCCCCGGCGACTACGCGCGGCTTTCGCGCGACTCCCGTACGCTGGCGGGTGAGTTCACCTGGTCACGGAGCGCGGACCGGCGCCTCGCGGCCTTCGAGGACGTCCTGCGCGGGCGGCCCAGGACCTTCCCGGCCACGGACGCGATCCGGTACGGGTGGTTCGACACCTTGTCCGCCGCCGACTGGGAGCGGCACCGCCGCGCCATCGGGGAGTCGGCCGAGGCCCTGGGCGACACGGCCGCCTACAGCCGGTGCGCGCCGCTGGACGACGCGGCGCGCGAGCGGCTTTTCGAGGCGGCCCACGCCCGGGCCGACTTCGCCCGGTGCGCCGAGACCGCGCGGGCCGCCGGACGCGCGGACTGGGCCGCGCGCCTGCGCGAGCGGTGCCGCACACGCCAGGACGGCGCCGGACGCCTGCACGTCACGTACACACACCCCCGGGCGCGGCACGTGGAGGTGGCGGTGCCGGGCGTCGGCGCCCCCTCGACGGGAGTGGAGTCCGCCGCCGAGGCGGCTGCATCGGACGAGCCCGTGCCGAGGAGCCAAGGGATCGTCCTGGCGCCGCTCGCACCCGTGGGGGCGGGTGTCTTCCGGGGGGTCCTGGAGGGGCCGCCGGTGGGGCGGAGCCTGCTCGTCATGCTGACCCTGGATTCGGGGCGGGTCACCTGGGACACGGTCCCGGTCGAACCCGCGCCCGGCGCTCCCCCGTACCGCCTGGTCGCCACCGACCTCGACGGCACGTTGCTGCGGGGCGACCAGACCGTCTCGGAGCGCACCTCGCGCGCACTGGCAGCGGTCGCCGCCGCCGGCGCGCTGCACCTGGTGGTGACCGGCAGACCCGCCGCCGCCTGCAAGCAGTATCTGGCCGCCATCGGCTACCGGGGGCTCGCCGTCTGCGGCCAGGGCGCCCAGCTCTACGACGCCGACGCCGACCGGCTGCTCAGCTCCGCCCCGCTCGACCTCGACCTGGCGCGCGCGCTGGTCGAACGTGTCGAGGCGCGTCTTGGCCCGCTGGAGCTGGGCGTGGTGACGGCGCCGCCCGAGAGCCGCTTCAAGGTCACACCCCGGTTCGGCGAACGCGTCCGGCACGGCTGGGACGTCACGACCGACCGGGGGCTGCTGTGGACGGAGCCCATCGACAAACTCGTCCTGCACCACACGAGCGTGCCTGAGGACGAAGTAGCCCGCACCGCACGGGAGTTGGGCGGTGACACAGTGACCGTCACACATTCGGTGCGGGGCATGGTGGAGGTGTTGCCGCCCGGCACCACCAAGGCGGCCGGGGTGGCGCGGGCGGCCCGGCTCCTCGGGTGCACGGCTGCCGAGACCATCGCCTTCGGCGACATGCCCAACGACATCTCGCTGCTCGCCTGGGCCGCGCACGGCGTGGCCGTCGCCAACGCCCATCCGGCGCTGCGGGCGATGGCCGACGAGATCGCTCCGGGAAACGACGAGGACGGCGTCGCCGTCGTCCTCGAACGTCTCTTCGGCGACCCGGCGGGGGCCCGGTGA
- the malQ gene encoding 4-alpha-glucanotransferase produces the protein MSEILRELARAHGVSTSYTTDRGHRVEVAGDTLVDVLAALGVKAGDESSARAALTAHRDRAATPPLPGCVVVREGDVPQLALSAAWLTEVELEGGGRAPLSGSLPIGRHTLRASAHGNEQGVPLLVVPRRLPVPAERHWGFLVQLYSVLSRRSWGMGDLGDLTELASWSGRALGADFVQLGPVHAAEPGALRDPSPYRPSSRRYPDWLHVRVEAVPEYAHLTGEARRTADECAARARALNADVLRGAALIDREAVRSLKREALRAVHRVPLPPGRALAFARFVAREGEDLRDFATWCALAEVHGGAWRSWPEALRDPRSPAVERARRERAAEVDFHRWLAWVADEQLAGAQAAAREAGMAIGLIHDLAVGVAPEGADAWAQQDVLAPRMSVGAPPDDFNPRGQDWGQPPWRPDRLAACGYRPLAGLLGASLRHAGALRVDHVMGLFRLWWVPEGRTPTEGTYVRYDADAMLGVLTLEAHRAGAVVIGEDLGTVETSVRASLDERGILGTSVQRFEYLGGPHGRDGPLPPGRWRRDCLATLTTHDLPTTAAWLSGEHVQLRDRLGLLTRPRAVEEAEARAGRAGWMAELARLGLLPDPDGDVVALHRFLCRTPARLLGVWLADVTGDRRPQNIPGTAAEHPNWRLPVSDERGHPVPLEDLPGQPLTAALAHVFTDLRRDREKTEETDVRPGS, from the coding sequence GTGAGCGAGATCCTGCGCGAACTGGCCCGCGCGCACGGCGTGTCCACCTCCTACACCACCGACCGGGGCCACCGCGTCGAGGTGGCCGGGGACACCCTGGTGGACGTGCTCGCGGCCCTCGGGGTGAAGGCGGGCGACGAGTCCTCGGCCCGCGCCGCGCTCACCGCCCACCGCGACCGGGCCGCCACCCCTCCGCTGCCCGGCTGCGTCGTCGTGCGCGAGGGCGATGTGCCCCAACTCGCCCTGTCAGCCGCATGGTTGACCGAGGTGGAGCTGGAAGGGGGCGGCCGCGCGCCGCTGTCGGGCTCGCTGCCCATCGGACGCCACACCCTGCGCGCCTCGGCGCACGGGAACGAGCAGGGCGTGCCGCTGCTGGTCGTACCGCGACGGCTGCCCGTGCCCGCCGAACGGCACTGGGGGTTCTTGGTCCAGCTGTACTCGGTGCTGTCCCGGCGCTCCTGGGGCATGGGCGACCTCGGAGATCTGACGGAGCTGGCGTCCTGGTCGGGGCGGGCGCTGGGGGCGGATTTCGTGCAGCTCGGGCCGGTGCACGCGGCCGAGCCCGGCGCGTTGCGGGACCCCTCGCCCTACCGCCCCAGTTCGCGCCGGTATCCCGACTGGCTGCATGTGCGGGTCGAGGCGGTCCCGGAGTACGCCCACCTCACGGGCGAGGCGCGGCGCACCGCCGACGAGTGCGCCGCACGGGCCCGGGCCCTGAACGCGGACGTCCTGCGCGGCGCCGCCCTCATCGACCGCGAGGCGGTGCGCTCGCTCAAACGCGAGGCACTGCGCGCGGTGCACCGGGTACCGCTCCCGCCCGGGCGGGCCCTGGCCTTCGCCCGGTTCGTCGCACGCGAGGGCGAGGACTTGCGCGACTTCGCCACCTGGTGCGCGCTGGCCGAGGTCCACGGCGGGGCGTGGCGGTCCTGGCCCGAGGCCCTGCGCGATCCGCGTTCGCCGGCCGTGGAGCGGGCCCGGCGGGAACGGGCCGCCGAAGTGGACTTCCACCGCTGGCTCGCCTGGGTCGCCGACGAACAGCTCGCGGGCGCCCAGGCGGCCGCCCGGGAAGCGGGCATGGCGATCGGGCTGATCCACGACCTGGCGGTCGGGGTCGCGCCGGAGGGCGCCGACGCGTGGGCCCAACAGGACGTCCTGGCGCCGAGGATGAGCGTCGGCGCGCCGCCGGACGACTTCAACCCGCGCGGCCAGGACTGGGGCCAGCCGCCGTGGCGCCCCGACCGGCTCGCCGCCTGCGGCTACCGGCCGCTCGCCGGGCTGCTGGGGGCAAGCCTGCGGCACGCGGGCGCGCTGCGCGTCGACCATGTGATGGGCCTGTTCCGCCTGTGGTGGGTGCCCGAGGGGCGGACGCCCACCGAGGGCACCTATGTCCGCTATGACGCGGATGCGATGCTGGGCGTGCTGACACTGGAGGCGCACCGGGCGGGCGCCGTCGTCATCGGCGAGGACCTGGGCACGGTCGAGACCTCCGTACGCGCCTCGCTCGACGAGCGCGGGATCCTCGGCACGTCCGTGCAGCGCTTCGAATACCTCGGGGGCCCGCACGGCCGCGACGGGCCGCTCCCGCCCGGCCGATGGCGGCGCGACTGCCTGGCCACGCTCACCACGCACGACCTGCCGACGACCGCCGCGTGGCTCAGCGGCGAGCACGTCCAACTGCGGGACCGGCTCGGACTGTTGACGCGACCCCGGGCCGTCGAGGAGGCCGAGGCGAGGGCCGGGCGCGCGGGCTGGATGGCGGAGCTGGCGCGGCTCGGGCTGCTGCCCGACCCGGACGGCGACGTCGTCGCGCTGCACCGTTTCCTGTGCCGCACCCCGGCCCGGCTGCTGGGTGTGTGGCTGGCGGACGTCACCGGCGACCGCAGGCCCCAGAACATTCCCGGCACGGCCGCCGAGCACCCCAACTGGCGGCTGCCGGTGAGCGACGAGCGGGGACACCCCGTCCCCCTGGAGGACCTTCCGGGGCAGCCCCTCACGGCGGCCCTGGCCCACGTGTTCACGGATCTTCGACGAGACCGTGAGAAAACTGAGGAGACAGATGTCAGGCCAGGTTCTTGA
- a CDS encoding sedoheptulose 7-phosphate cyclase, with protein MSGQVLDRVGHPPTGVREDPGGFDLRAPEGTRYRVDLTADVFGPRNALLADRLEGRRVVAFVSPTVERLYGGRLRAYLGAHATGRWTLHVIPTGEHHKTLGAAEHICALAKSDGLDRHGVMLAVGGGIVADVVGFAASMYARGVRYIKVNTTLVGQVDVGVGVKTGVNALQTKNMFGAYHPAHASLNDPAFLATLADRQIRCGLAEIVKMAVILDGDLFRTLEEHPDAFRRPGANGVRDRARVDLETYILRTSMRLMMEELCPNLQEHDLARLVDFGHTFSPLVETAGGHRLQHGEAVAVDMALSAHVARLLGLADDETCERIVGLLRRIGLPVFDPRTCTPELMTQALRASWQRRGRKLHLVVPTAIGKAAFVAELEDVPTDVLEAALASLAARGGRRDA; from the coding sequence ATGTCAGGCCAGGTTCTTGACCGGGTCGGCCACCCGCCGACGGGGGTCCGGGAGGATCCCGGGGGCTTCGATCTGAGAGCGCCGGAAGGCACCCGCTACCGGGTCGATCTCACCGCCGACGTGTTCGGGCCGCGCAACGCGCTGCTCGCCGACCGTCTGGAGGGCCGGCGGGTGGTGGCGTTCGTCAGCCCCACCGTCGAGCGGCTGTACGGCGGGCGGCTGCGCGCCTATCTGGGCGCGCACGCCACCGGCCGGTGGACGCTGCACGTCATCCCCACGGGCGAACACCACAAGACGCTCGGCGCGGCGGAGCACATCTGCGCCCTCGCCAAGTCCGACGGACTCGACCGGCACGGCGTGATGCTCGCTGTCGGGGGCGGCATCGTCGCCGATGTCGTCGGTTTCGCCGCGTCCATGTACGCGCGGGGTGTGCGCTACATCAAGGTCAACACCACTCTGGTGGGGCAGGTCGATGTCGGGGTGGGGGTCAAGACGGGCGTCAACGCCCTCCAGACGAAGAACATGTTCGGCGCCTACCATCCGGCGCACGCCTCCCTGAACGATCCCGCCTTCCTCGCCACGCTCGCCGACCGGCAGATCCGTTGCGGGCTCGCCGAGATCGTGAAGATGGCCGTGATCCTGGACGGCGACCTCTTCCGGACCCTGGAAGAGCACCCGGACGCCTTCCGCCGGCCCGGGGCCAACGGCGTACGCGACCGTGCCCGGGTCGATCTGGAGACGTACATCCTGCGGACGTCGATGCGGCTGATGATGGAAGAGCTCTGCCCCAACCTCCAGGAACACGACCTGGCCCGGCTCGTCGACTTCGGCCACACCTTCAGCCCGCTCGTCGAGACGGCCGGCGGCCACCGCCTTCAGCACGGCGAGGCGGTCGCCGTGGACATGGCGCTCTCGGCGCATGTGGCGCGTCTGCTCGGCCTGGCGGACGACGAGACCTGTGAGCGGATCGTGGGTCTGCTGCGGCGGATCGGGCTGCCGGTGTTCGACCCGCGCACCTGCACACCGGAGTTGATGACGCAGGCGCTGCGTGCGTCCTGGCAGCGCCGGGGCCGCAAACTGCACCTCGTCGTGCCGACGGCGATCGGCAAGGCGGCGTTCGTGGCGGAGCTGGAGGACGTGCCCACGGACGTCCTGGAGGCGGCGCTCGCGAGCCTCGCGGCGCGGGGAGGACGGCGCGATGCCTGA
- a CDS encoding cupin domain-containing protein has translation MPEPVVNLRDLLAAKERDHGGLGTILAHRVFARRPGGHGADFIDLAVLAPGTSIGRHRHGEDRETYIVLDGSGVMYRDGEEFRVGPGDVVVNDPYGEHGLRNDGERQLRLLVFATECGERDAG, from the coding sequence ATGCCTGAGCCCGTGGTCAATCTGCGCGATCTGCTGGCGGCCAAGGAGCGGGACCACGGGGGGCTCGGCACGATCCTGGCCCACCGCGTCTTCGCCCGCCGCCCGGGCGGCCACGGCGCGGACTTCATCGACCTGGCCGTGCTGGCGCCGGGCACGTCGATCGGCCGGCACCGGCACGGCGAGGACCGCGAGACCTACATCGTGCTGGACGGCTCCGGTGTCATGTACCGCGACGGCGAGGAGTTCCGGGTGGGCCCGGGCGACGTGGTCGTCAACGACCCTTACGGGGAGCACGGGTTGCGCAACGACGGTGAGCGACAGCTGCGGCTGCTCGTCTTCGCGACGGAATGCGGTGAGCGCGATGCCGGCTGA
- a CDS encoding ROK family protein, whose protein sequence is MPADQTFTVLDVGGTTLRVGSFDPVTGVLSRVRRVPVEGMRGAPDAPVGVLQRRVVEQIVREMEAHTGGAAPRALGVAFAGPVTAGGLVLAAPTIWGRRADPLPLADLLTRRIGAPALVVNDLTAAAWRYAAHEPGDFCLITVSSGIGNKVFRGGEVLLGTDGHGGELGHWVCDLSPDAPLCDCGGRGHLGAIASGRGVLAATRRAAATDGAAFRASALGALCAGRVEGVDNRAVAKAVRAGDPFTTEVVRGTVTALAQAIGAVFASIGVARYLLMGGFALGVGEPYRRLLVAELRRLGCFGLDAEQIDAMVSLGVADDDHGLIGVGRCLAGHAPLPARAFS, encoded by the coding sequence ATGCCGGCTGACCAGACGTTCACCGTGCTGGACGTGGGCGGCACCACGCTGCGGGTGGGGAGCTTCGATCCCGTCACCGGTGTGCTGTCCCGGGTGCGCCGGGTACCGGTCGAGGGCATGCGGGGCGCTCCCGACGCACCGGTCGGCGTGCTTCAGCGGCGGGTGGTGGAGCAGATCGTGCGCGAGATGGAGGCGCACACGGGCGGCGCGGCGCCGAGGGCTCTGGGCGTGGCGTTCGCCGGGCCGGTCACGGCCGGGGGCCTCGTACTGGCCGCACCCACCATCTGGGGGCGGCGCGCTGATCCCCTCCCGCTGGCGGACCTGCTCACCCGGCGCATCGGAGCGCCGGCCCTCGTGGTGAACGACCTGACGGCCGCGGCCTGGCGGTACGCGGCCCACGAGCCCGGGGATTTCTGCCTGATCACCGTCAGCTCCGGCATCGGCAACAAGGTGTTTCGCGGCGGCGAGGTCCTGCTGGGCACCGACGGCCACGGCGGGGAGCTCGGCCACTGGGTCTGCGACCTGTCCCCCGACGCGCCGCTGTGCGACTGCGGCGGCCGCGGGCACCTGGGGGCCATCGCCTCCGGGCGCGGTGTGCTGGCCGCGACCCGCCGCGCGGCGGCGACCGATGGGGCCGCCTTCCGCGCCTCCGCGCTCGGCGCGCTGTGCGCGGGCCGCGTGGAAGGCGTGGACAACCGGGCGGTCGCGAAGGCGGTGCGCGCGGGCGACCCCTTCACCACCGAGGTGGTGCGCGGCACGGTGACCGCCCTCGCGCAGGCGATCGGCGCAGTCTTCGCGTCGATCGGTGTCGCCCGCTACCTCCTGATGGGTGGTTTCGCGCTGGGGGTGGGCGAGCCGTATCGCCGTCTGCTGGTGGCCGAGCTGCGGCGGCTGGGCTGTTTCGGCCTCGACGCGGAACAGATCGACGCGATGGTCTCGCTCGGCGTGGCCGACGACGACCACGGGCTGATCGGTGTGGGCCGCTGCCTCGCCGGCCACGCGCCCCTCCCCGCGCGGGCGTTCTCGTGA
- a CDS encoding sugar nucleotide-binding protein: protein MNQDATLVVGSGLIGTATARGLAAAGGRVTLVSRRPPARPPQTYGARWRALDATDLEACRHVLARVRPGRIVLVHGPSDVTWCEDHPARARAAHVAAATAFATLAPDARIVLISTDNVFGGASFHNTERTAVSPANAYGRAKLAAEEALLATAARAVALRVSLVYGHEPADAGKWLNFFAACAHRLLRGERIEAPDDHWTTPVLLDDVVRVTAALLDTDHPLPPVLHLGGPDRLTRAEWATDIARALRLPTDLVTPVPKARTRYASRPANACLTSELLGALPATAAIGLRGTRAGARLLAPAFLKATAR, encoded by the coding sequence GTGAACCAAGACGCCACCCTCGTCGTGGGCAGCGGCCTGATCGGCACCGCGACCGCGCGCGGGCTCGCGGCGGCGGGCGGGCGCGTGACGCTCGTGTCGCGCCGCCCGCCCGCCCGGCCGCCCCAGACGTACGGGGCCCGGTGGCGCGCTCTGGACGCCACGGACCTGGAGGCCTGCCGGCACGTGCTCGCCCGTGTGCGTCCCGGCCGGATCGTCCTGGTGCACGGGCCCTCCGACGTCACGTGGTGCGAGGACCATCCGGCCCGGGCGCGCGCCGCACACGTCGCCGCGGCCACGGCCTTCGCCACGCTGGCGCCGGACGCGCGCATCGTCCTGATCTCCACCGACAACGTCTTCGGTGGCGCCTCGTTCCACAACACCGAGCGCACGGCCGTGTCTCCGGCGAACGCCTACGGCCGGGCGAAGCTGGCGGCCGAGGAGGCGCTGCTCGCCACGGCCGCGCGAGCCGTGGCCCTGCGGGTCAGTCTGGTCTACGGCCACGAGCCGGCCGACGCGGGCAAGTGGCTCAACTTCTTCGCCGCCTGCGCCCACCGCCTGCTGCGCGGCGAGCGGATCGAGGCCCCCGACGACCACTGGACGACGCCGGTGCTCCTTGACGACGTCGTCCGCGTGACGGCGGCGCTCCTGGACACGGACCACCCCCTGCCGCCGGTGCTGCACCTGGGCGGCCCCGACCGTCTCACCCGCGCCGAGTGGGCGACGGACATCGCGCGGGCACTGCGCCTGCCGACGGATCTGGTGACACCCGTGCCGAAGGCCCGTACGCGCTACGCCTCCCGTCCGGCCAACGCCTGCCTCACCAGCGAACTGCTCGGCGCGCTGCCCGCCACCGCCGCCATCGGCCTGCGCGGCACGCGTGCGGGGGCGCGGCTGCTCGCTCCCGCGTTCCTCAAGGCCACGGCCCGTTGA